A genomic window from Halorubrum trapanicum includes:
- a CDS encoding cation-translocating P-type ATPase — MSDSRESNGPDNGATDPPGGETTDDLGGAQLRLAVPDMDCSSCAGKVEGALDREGVRSVDTRPTTGVVVLTYDPDVTDVEALTAAVESAGYAVADAESDGVADDLFTSPRAVATAVGGVFLAAGLVLEWLLPGLDPTFATIGGVGFLGPWAVTGASIAFLLAVAAAGPPILRNGLYSLRGLSLDIDLLMSVGVVAALLVDLPFEAATLAVLFSVAELLERYSIDRARTSLRELMELSPDEAVVIRDGDEETVPAESVATGERLAVRPGERVPLDGVVRKGSGAVDESPITGESVPAEKEPGDEVYAGSINEAGYLEVEATAPAEESTIARVVELVEAANGEETRAERFVDRFAGVYTPIVVVGAVATAALGPLLVGGGAETWFVRGLTLLVVACPCAFVISTPVSVVSGVTAAARNGVLIKGGEHLEAAGDVDAVALDKTGTLTRGELSVTDVVPLGDRDVDDVLACATAIERRSEHPVAAAIVARGEETGADPGDGGVTDGEGATDDDVTDDVEVTGFEALTGEGVRAELDGETHYAGKPSLFEDLGFDLSHAHVRSDGGVVRERDADGDGTDDTGASVTEPEPCDHGRYLDLASETIPRLQAEGKTVVLVGTETELEGVVAVADTVRPEAAWVVDRLHELGIDRVAMLTGDNERTARAIGERVGVDEVRAALLPEEKVDAVRELGAETEGGVAMVGDGINDAPALAAADVGIAMGAAGTDTAIETADVALMADDLTRLPYVVDLSSRASSTIRTNIGASLGVKALLAAGAPLGYVSVAMAVVVGDMGMSLGVTGNALRLGNVEPAEPPTADAAAAESNAEAAESNAEAAESNAEAAESNAETA; from the coding sequence ATGAGCGACTCACGCGAATCGAACGGTCCCGACAACGGGGCGACGGATCCGCCCGGCGGCGAGACGACCGACGACCTCGGCGGCGCGCAGCTCCGGCTCGCGGTGCCGGACATGGACTGCTCGTCGTGCGCGGGGAAGGTCGAGGGCGCGCTCGACCGCGAGGGCGTCCGCTCGGTCGACACCCGCCCGACGACGGGCGTCGTCGTCCTCACGTACGACCCCGACGTGACGGACGTCGAGGCGCTGACGGCCGCGGTCGAGAGCGCCGGCTACGCGGTCGCGGACGCCGAGTCCGACGGCGTCGCCGACGACCTGTTCACGAGCCCTCGGGCGGTCGCGACCGCGGTCGGCGGCGTCTTCCTCGCGGCCGGGCTCGTCTTGGAGTGGCTGCTCCCGGGACTCGACCCGACGTTCGCCACAATCGGCGGCGTCGGCTTCCTCGGCCCGTGGGCCGTCACCGGGGCGTCGATCGCGTTCCTGCTCGCGGTCGCCGCCGCCGGCCCGCCGATCCTGCGGAACGGACTCTACTCGCTGCGCGGCCTGAGCCTCGACATCGACCTGCTGATGAGCGTCGGCGTCGTCGCCGCGCTGCTCGTCGACCTCCCGTTCGAGGCGGCGACGCTGGCGGTGCTGTTCTCGGTCGCCGAGCTGCTCGAACGCTACTCCATCGACCGGGCGCGCACCTCCCTCCGCGAGCTGATGGAACTCTCCCCCGACGAGGCGGTCGTGATCCGCGACGGCGACGAGGAGACGGTGCCCGCCGAGAGCGTCGCGACGGGCGAGCGACTCGCGGTGCGCCCCGGCGAGCGCGTCCCCCTCGACGGGGTCGTGAGGAAGGGCTCCGGCGCGGTCGACGAGTCGCCGATCACCGGCGAGTCCGTCCCCGCGGAGAAGGAGCCCGGCGACGAGGTGTACGCCGGCTCGATCAACGAGGCGGGCTACCTCGAAGTGGAGGCCACCGCGCCCGCCGAGGAGTCGACCATCGCGAGGGTCGTCGAGCTGGTCGAGGCCGCGAACGGCGAGGAGACGCGCGCCGAGCGGTTCGTCGACCGCTTCGCGGGCGTCTACACCCCGATCGTCGTGGTCGGGGCGGTCGCCACCGCGGCGCTCGGCCCGCTCCTCGTCGGCGGCGGCGCGGAGACGTGGTTCGTCCGCGGGCTCACCCTGCTCGTCGTCGCGTGTCCCTGCGCGTTCGTCATCTCGACGCCCGTCAGCGTCGTCTCCGGCGTCACGGCGGCCGCGCGCAACGGCGTCCTCATCAAGGGCGGCGAGCACCTGGAGGCCGCCGGCGACGTCGACGCCGTCGCGCTCGACAAGACCGGGACGCTCACGCGCGGCGAGCTGTCGGTGACGGACGTCGTCCCCCTCGGCGACCGCGACGTCGACGACGTACTCGCGTGCGCGACCGCCATCGAGCGGCGGAGCGAACATCCCGTCGCGGCGGCGATCGTCGCGCGCGGCGAGGAGACCGGTGCCGATCCCGGCGACGGGGGCGTGACCGACGGCGAGGGCGCGACGGACGACGACGTGACCGACGACGTCGAGGTCACCGGCTTCGAGGCGCTGACCGGCGAGGGCGTGCGCGCCGAACTCGACGGCGAGACGCACTACGCCGGCAAGCCCTCGCTGTTCGAGGACCTCGGCTTCGACCTGAGCCACGCCCACGTCCGCTCGGACGGCGGGGTCGTCCGAGAGCGCGACGCGGACGGCGACGGCACCGACGATACGGGCGCGAGCGTCACCGAGCCCGAGCCCTGCGACCACGGTCGGTACCTCGACCTGGCGAGCGAGACGATCCCGCGGCTCCAGGCCGAGGGGAAGACGGTCGTCCTCGTGGGGACCGAGACGGAGCTGGAGGGCGTCGTCGCGGTCGCGGACACCGTCCGTCCGGAGGCGGCGTGGGTCGTGGACCGGCTCCACGAGCTCGGGATCGACCGCGTCGCGATGCTCACCGGCGACAACGAGCGGACCGCTCGGGCGATCGGCGAGCGCGTCGGCGTCGACGAGGTGCGCGCGGCGCTGCTCCCCGAGGAGAAGGTCGACGCGGTGCGCGAGCTGGGCGCCGAGACCGAGGGCGGCGTCGCGATGGTCGGCGACGGGATCAACGACGCGCCGGCGCTCGCCGCCGCCGACGTCGGGATCGCGATGGGCGCCGCCGGCACCGACACCGCCATCGAGACCGCGGACGTAGCGCTGATGGCCGACGACCTGACGCGGCTCCCGTACGTGGTCGACCTCTCCTCGCGCGCGAGCTCGACCATCCGGACGAACATCGGCGCCTCGCTCGGCGTGAAGGCGCTGCTCGCCGCGGGCGCCCCGCTCGGCTACGTGAGCGTCGCGATGGCCGTGGTCGTCGGCGACATGGGGATGAGCCTCGGCGTCACCGGCAACGCGCTTCGGCTCGGCAACGTCGAGCCCGCCGAGCCGCCGACCGCGGACGCAGCGGCCGCAGAGTCGAACGCGGAGGCCGCAGAGTCGAACGCGGAGGCCGCCGAATCGAACGCGGAGGCCGCCGAATCGAACGCGGAGACGGCGTAG
- a CDS encoding GH32 C-terminal domain-containing protein — translation MIGRETRVGFVCDGAPSDEQRAALSWLETRSVEAVRVSPAEVGDVTDECDVLWWHRDAPIEGGVLSEGTGDAFDAFLADGGGLLLTLRAMAVVDDIGVDPVAPDVVGTESVAEPTGVLWRTLYDDHPAVTAFDSIRIPTCDRGAVPTAHYESVVPSHGEVLASTVRGDRDVPNEMTVVSWDRGGGVIGVGAPVAFDEPAAEPIADARSELISGCLSAVDGGGDQPGRPKTADELTAMRAAFADDPTRPRYHFTPPANWLNDPNGLIRWDGRYHLFYQYNPAGPFHNAIHWGHAVSDDLLHWTDEPIALSPSPDGPDRDGCWSGCAVDDEGTPTILYTGGDGRWQLPCLATSGDPALREWDKDAGNPVIEEPPSDLDLLSTEDWEIEFRDHAVWRDGETWYQLIGSGISGRGGTALLYASSDLREWEYEGPLLTGDDGHGAVWECPELLELGERSLLHVSNYEDVVYFIGDLDDGEFDAAHRGVLDAGDFYAPQSLRDGDRYLTWGWLPETRETSAQWDAGWSGALSLPRVLSLGDDGRLRQRPAAEVDQLRRDRLSTAVPDVLDERRHALAASGRTLEIDLEVSLADASAFELSVFESADRDERTAIRYTREGELTVDRSESSREGVGGSDVQRMPVPPYDGPLSLRAFLDGSVIELFANDRHCLTSRVYPAEESTGLSVTAEDGRATVAEFDVWELESAITPVTGSPSAAPDAEPQ, via the coding sequence ATGATTGGCCGCGAGACACGAGTCGGGTTCGTCTGTGACGGCGCGCCGTCGGACGAACAGCGGGCGGCGCTATCGTGGCTGGAGACACGGTCGGTTGAGGCCGTGCGGGTCTCTCCCGCCGAGGTCGGCGACGTCACGGACGAGTGCGACGTGCTGTGGTGGCACCGCGACGCGCCGATCGAAGGCGGCGTCCTCTCGGAGGGTACCGGGGACGCCTTCGACGCCTTTCTCGCAGACGGCGGCGGGCTGTTGCTCACGCTCCGAGCGATGGCCGTCGTCGACGACATCGGGGTCGATCCGGTGGCGCCGGACGTGGTCGGGACCGAGAGCGTCGCCGAACCGACCGGCGTGCTCTGGCGGACGCTCTACGACGACCACCCGGCGGTAACGGCGTTCGATTCGATTCGTATCCCGACCTGCGATCGAGGGGCGGTTCCGACGGCCCACTACGAGAGCGTAGTGCCTTCGCACGGCGAAGTGCTCGCGTCGACCGTCCGCGGCGACCGGGACGTCCCGAACGAGATGACCGTGGTCTCGTGGGACCGCGGCGGCGGCGTCATCGGCGTCGGTGCGCCGGTGGCGTTCGACGAACCCGCGGCCGAGCCGATCGCCGACGCGCGCTCGGAGCTAATCTCCGGCTGTCTGTCGGCGGTCGACGGCGGCGGCGACCAGCCCGGTCGTCCGAAGACGGCCGACGAGTTGACGGCGATGCGAGCGGCGTTCGCCGACGACCCGACGCGGCCGCGCTATCACTTCACCCCGCCGGCGAACTGGCTGAACGACCCGAACGGCCTGATCCGGTGGGACGGGCGGTACCACCTGTTTTACCAGTACAACCCCGCGGGGCCGTTTCACAACGCGATCCACTGGGGCCACGCCGTCAGCGACGACCTCCTCCACTGGACCGACGAGCCGATCGCGCTCTCGCCGTCCCCGGACGGTCCCGACCGCGACGGCTGCTGGTCGGGATGTGCGGTCGACGACGAGGGAACGCCGACGATCCTCTACACGGGCGGCGACGGCCGCTGGCAGCTCCCGTGTCTCGCCACGAGCGGGGATCCGGCCCTCCGCGAGTGGGACAAGGACGCGGGAAATCCCGTCATCGAGGAGCCGCCGTCCGATCTCGACCTCCTGTCCACGGAGGACTGGGAGATCGAGTTCCGCGACCACGCGGTCTGGCGGGACGGCGAGACGTGGTACCAGCTCATCGGTAGCGGCATCTCCGGCCGAGGCGGGACGGCCCTCCTGTACGCGTCTTCGGACCTCCGCGAGTGGGAGTACGAGGGGCCGCTGCTGACGGGAGACGACGGACACGGCGCCGTCTGGGAGTGCCCGGAGCTGTTGGAGCTCGGCGAGCGGTCGCTCCTCCACGTCTCCAACTACGAGGACGTGGTGTACTTCATCGGGGACCTCGACGACGGCGAGTTCGACGCCGCTCACCGAGGCGTGCTGGACGCCGGCGACTTCTACGCGCCGCAGTCGCTCCGGGACGGTGACCGCTACCTGACGTGGGGGTGGCTTCCGGAGACGCGGGAGACGAGCGCCCAGTGGGACGCAGGGTGGTCCGGGGCGCTGTCGCTCCCCCGGGTGCTGTCGCTCGGCGACGACGGACGCCTCCGGCAGCGACCCGCCGCCGAGGTGGATCAGCTCCGACGGGACCGACTGTCAACCGCGGTCCCGGACGTCCTCGACGAGCGCCGCCACGCGCTCGCCGCGAGCGGCCGGACGCTGGAGATCGACCTGGAGGTGTCGCTGGCGGACGCCTCGGCGTTCGAGCTGTCGGTGTTCGAATCGGCCGACCGAGACGAGCGGACGGCGATCCGCTACACGCGCGAGGGCGAACTGACCGTCGACCGGTCGGAGTCGAGCCGCGAAGGAGTCGGGGGGTCCGACGTCCAACGGATGCCCGTACCGCCGTACGACGGACCCCTGTCGCTCCGGGCGTTCCTCGACGGATCGGTGATCGAACTGTTCGCCAACGACCGACACTGCCTGACCAGCCGGGTGTATCCCGCCGAGGAGAGCACCGGACTGTCGGTGACGGCCGAAGACGGGCGAGCGACGGTCGCCGAGTTCGACGTCTGGGAACTCGAATCCGCGATCACGCCCGTGACGGGATCGCCCTCCGCGGCGCCCGACGCGGAGCCTCAGTAG
- a CDS encoding glycoside hydrolase family 68 protein: MSERTPDSRRSTEGWLPPRWTRSQAGRIERTPDTVAPVIEPPPEDPADDLHIWDTWLLRDRHGEIAEIDGWRVLFSLTASEELLPGKRHDVAEIRFFYSRNGTEWHGGEPVFEADALGQRQWAGSALYDDGELYLYYTAAGDESADDLNYTQRIAVGHGGRFEADEEGVWSEGAWSHETILEPDGEWYENEGQSRGMIYTFRDPWFFEDPETGETNLLFEANTPVPVDSDRCDGDEAQTEFNGCVGVATSPSGDPLDWELEPPLLDGVCVNQELERPHVVPRDGRYYLFFSSHMHTFSPGLHGFDGLYGFAADSLRGEYEPLNGSGLVVTNPASVPFQAYSWMAFPYRDEILVQSFYNYREFDGDSLDGIADLSEAEQRRRFGGTLSPTLRLDVTDDRTRIHGTLAHWHIPTSEEGLPDTDEYQPPEEVGSDDGYVDLLDARMDRHRTVGYPGSNY; the protein is encoded by the coding sequence ATGAGCGAGAGAACCCCCGACAGCCGACGGAGCACTGAGGGCTGGCTCCCGCCGCGGTGGACGAGATCGCAGGCCGGCCGGATCGAACGCACGCCCGACACCGTCGCACCGGTCATCGAGCCGCCGCCTGAGGACCCCGCCGACGACCTCCACATCTGGGACACGTGGTTGCTCCGCGATCGACACGGAGAGATCGCCGAAATCGACGGCTGGCGGGTGCTCTTCTCACTGACCGCCTCCGAGGAACTACTCCCCGGAAAGCGCCACGACGTCGCGGAGATCCGGTTTTTCTACTCTCGGAACGGCACCGAGTGGCACGGCGGCGAGCCCGTGTTCGAGGCCGACGCGCTCGGCCAGCGCCAGTGGGCCGGCTCCGCGCTGTACGACGACGGCGAGCTGTACCTGTACTACACCGCCGCAGGCGACGAGTCGGCAGACGACCTGAACTACACGCAGCGCATCGCGGTCGGCCACGGCGGCCGGTTCGAGGCCGACGAGGAGGGGGTGTGGAGCGAGGGGGCCTGGAGCCACGAGACCATCCTCGAACCGGACGGGGAGTGGTACGAGAACGAGGGCCAGTCTCGGGGGATGATCTACACGTTCCGCGACCCCTGGTTCTTCGAGGATCCCGAGACGGGCGAGACGAACCTCCTGTTCGAGGCGAACACGCCGGTCCCCGTCGACAGCGACCGGTGCGACGGCGACGAGGCCCAAACGGAGTTCAACGGCTGCGTCGGCGTCGCCACGTCCCCGAGCGGCGACCCGCTCGACTGGGAGCTCGAACCGCCGCTCCTGGACGGCGTCTGCGTCAACCAGGAGCTCGAACGCCCCCACGTCGTCCCCCGAGACGGCCGATACTACCTCTTCTTTTCGAGCCACATGCACACCTTTTCGCCCGGCCTCCACGGTTTCGACGGCCTCTACGGGTTCGCCGCGGACTCGCTCCGAGGGGAGTACGAGCCGCTGAACGGATCCGGGTTGGTCGTGACCAACCCGGCGAGCGTCCCCTTCCAAGCGTACTCCTGGATGGCGTTTCCGTACCGGGACGAGATACTCGTTCAGAGCTTCTACAACTACCGCGAGTTCGACGGCGACTCGCTCGACGGCATCGCGGACCTCTCGGAGGCCGAGCAGCGGCGCCGGTTCGGCGGGACGCTGAGTCCGACGCTTCGGCTCGACGTCACCGACGATCGGACGCGAATCCACGGCACGCTCGCGCACTGGCACATCCCCACGTCGGAAGAGGGCCTCCCGGACACCGACGAGTATCAGCCGCCCGAGGAGGTCGGCTCAGACGACGGCTACGTCGACCTGTTGGACGCCCGAATGGACCGCCACCGGACCGTCGGGTACCCGGGGAGCAACTACTGA
- a CDS encoding extracellular solute-binding protein — protein sequence MSDDTTPKGVSRRQYLAATGAVGAAGLAGCSGGGDGGDGTTTGSSGDGEIGGTVTVFSGPQFVDAGFPEVLHEAGVPDSITIEMTRPPQDTGSKQQQLRTAINAEESDPDLVLTDNGWTLPFIVRGDLVNLEEEMDDEFISRVREEGVQSMINTGTHPETGDLYSVPVFPDFPTITYRKDLLRDAGYGDSDFDTWRGDPPTWGEFSQIVSEAMDGADVEYGHLWQGNNYAGLACCTFNEYLTSMGGAFFGGQDNLFGPIGDRPVTLDTEESVDGIEAAVDTIHGTGSAPMDIQSISPQEVAGWSEPDTKSLFEDGSAVTQRNWTYSIGGALTDFEGTDMELGVMPLPQGPNGSWHAQGGWIMSMNPYTDNMASAKEVIKAWWEDSVLEYQFDTANFMPPKPELYSYVEQSDTYGPYFEALQYSAENLIPRPTTSVWPSQRSIIATEVNAALRQEKSPQEAATAMQEQISAIEEQAG from the coding sequence ATGTCAGACGATACCACACCGAAGGGCGTCTCGCGGCGACAGTACCTCGCGGCGACGGGCGCGGTGGGAGCGGCCGGCCTCGCGGGCTGTTCGGGCGGCGGAGACGGTGGGGACGGAACCACGACTGGCTCGTCGGGTGACGGCGAGATCGGCGGCACGGTCACGGTCTTCTCGGGGCCCCAGTTCGTGGACGCCGGCTTCCCGGAAGTCCTCCACGAGGCGGGAGTGCCGGACTCGATCACGATCGAGATGACCCGGCCGCCACAGGACACGGGCAGCAAGCAACAGCAGCTCCGGACCGCGATCAACGCGGAGGAGTCCGACCCCGACCTGGTGTTGACGGACAACGGGTGGACGCTCCCGTTCATCGTCCGCGGCGACCTGGTCAACCTCGAAGAGGAGATGGACGACGAGTTCATCTCCCGGGTCAGAGAGGAGGGCGTCCAGTCGATGATCAACACGGGGACCCATCCCGAGACGGGCGACCTGTACTCGGTTCCGGTGTTCCCCGACTTCCCGACCATCACGTACCGGAAGGACCTGCTTCGGGACGCGGGCTACGGCGACTCGGACTTCGACACGTGGCGCGGAGACCCGCCGACGTGGGGGGAGTTCTCCCAGATCGTCTCGGAGGCCATGGACGGTGCCGACGTCGAGTACGGCCACCTCTGGCAGGGGAACAACTACGCCGGGCTGGCGTGCTGTACGTTCAACGAGTACCTCACGAGCATGGGCGGTGCCTTCTTCGGCGGGCAGGACAACCTCTTCGGGCCGATCGGCGACCGTCCGGTCACCCTCGACACGGAGGAGTCCGTCGACGGGATCGAGGCCGCGGTCGACACCATCCACGGCACGGGCAGCGCCCCGATGGACATCCAGAGCATCTCGCCGCAGGAGGTGGCCGGCTGGTCCGAGCCGGACACGAAGAGCCTCTTCGAGGACGGCAGCGCGGTCACCCAGCGCAACTGGACCTACTCCATCGGCGGCGCCCTGACCGACTTCGAGGGGACGGACATGGAGCTCGGCGTGATGCCGCTCCCGCAGGGACCGAACGGGTCCTGGCACGCGCAGGGCGGCTGGATCATGTCGATGAACCCCTACACCGACAACATGGCGTCGGCGAAGGAAGTGATCAAGGCGTGGTGGGAGGACTCCGTCCTCGAGTACCAGTTCGACACGGCGAACTTCATGCCGCCGAAGCCGGAGCTGTACAGCTACGTCGAGCAGAGCGACACGTACGGCCCGTACTTCGAGGCGCTCCAGTACTCGGCGGAGAACCTGATCCCGCGCCCGACGACGTCGGTGTGGCCGAGTCAGCGTAGCATCATCGCAACCGAGGTCAACGCGGCGCTCCGTCAGGAGAAGAGCCCGCAAGAGGCGGCGACGGCGATGCAAGAGCAGATCTCAGCCATTGAGGAGCAGGCCGGATAA
- a CDS encoding carbohydrate ABC transporter permease, with translation MAVEQGRPEVSGGSGGVLTRLGTWTENLSEQAYAYLLLTPAFVVLLLFAFWPLASAVRMSFFADVITGGRLGEFVGVQNYVALLTNTNALAPAAFVDPSFETPILEQALFMTILFAVLSVTGETLLGFLYAMLMKAEYKGRRLVRLLIILPWAIPIVIQGMIFFLLFRPGYGLLTEPLQQLGIFSSLPLNTTFDSFVIVTVADIWKTSAFMALLILAGLESVNQDLYEVADVMGASRWQRFRYITFPLVFPVLMVAMLFRTMGALRVYGIIESTTVGCSTVPSMTCLVTQMMFGSSTLYGSAAAVSVLIAIVVGLFIMVYLLFIKQSNQSLGLA, from the coding sequence ATGGCAGTTGAACAGGGGAGACCGGAGGTGTCGGGCGGATCCGGCGGGGTCCTGACGCGACTCGGGACGTGGACGGAGAACCTGAGCGAGCAGGCGTACGCGTACCTGCTCTTGACCCCGGCCTTCGTGGTCCTGCTGTTGTTCGCGTTCTGGCCGCTGGCGTCGGCGGTCAGGATGTCGTTCTTCGCCGACGTGATCACCGGCGGGAGGTTGGGGGAGTTCGTCGGGGTTCAGAACTACGTCGCGCTGCTCACGAACACCAACGCGCTGGCGCCGGCGGCGTTCGTCGACCCCTCGTTCGAGACGCCGATCCTGGAACAGGCGCTGTTCATGACGATCCTGTTCGCCGTGTTGAGCGTCACGGGCGAGACGCTGCTCGGGTTCCTCTACGCCATGCTGATGAAGGCCGAGTACAAGGGGCGGCGGCTCGTTCGGCTGCTCATCATCCTGCCGTGGGCGATCCCGATCGTCATTCAGGGGATGATCTTCTTCCTGCTGTTCCGCCCCGGCTACGGGCTGTTGACAGAGCCGCTCCAGCAGCTCGGGATCTTCTCCAGTCTCCCCCTCAACACGACCTTCGACAGCTTCGTCATCGTGACGGTGGCGGACATCTGGAAGACGTCGGCGTTCATGGCCCTGCTAATCTTGGCGGGGTTAGAGAGCGTCAACCAGGACCTCTACGAGGTGGCCGACGTGATGGGCGCCTCCCGGTGGCAGCGGTTCCGTTACATCACGTTCCCGCTGGTGTTCCCGGTGTTGATGGTCGCCATGCTGTTCCGGACGATGGGCGCGCTCCGGGTGTACGGCATCATCGAGTCGACCACCGTCGGCTGTTCGACCGTCCCGTCGATGACCTGCCTCGTCACGCAGATGATGTTCGGGTCGTCGACGCTGTACGGTTCCGCGGCCGCCGTGAGCGTCCTGATCGCCATCGTGGTGGGCCTGTTCATCATGGTGTACCTCCTGTTCATCAAACAGAGCAACCAGAGCCTGGGGTTAGCCTGA
- a CDS encoding carbohydrate ABC transporter permease: protein MSIDARDHEDAEVFDESGDDADDEENKSRVARWADDWIKHPEKAYAVMLVFLGGVLLTTSLFPLYWLFNVAMAPPGQTDIPLFPTTIDLTAFVQVFQQIPFARFMFNSLFYAFTVTLFVLLVGSLAGYAFGRLEFRGKTPLLFSLLVLSFFPPATLFIPLFRAFNQQVPMLGLFTLPVELYGTPGAVVTPLSAFTMPLAIFILTTFYGQIPDGLEEAARVEGTTRIGALFRVIMPLSAPGVATAGILTFITVYTEFFFSYLMTGNSAAEWAPVVDGVLAFQTQYTVRYDLQAAASLIAIVPVAILVVVAQDKIISGLTQGALKE, encoded by the coding sequence ATGAGCATCGACGCACGCGACCACGAGGACGCGGAAGTGTTCGACGAATCGGGCGACGACGCCGACGACGAGGAGAACAAGTCCCGCGTCGCGCGGTGGGCAGACGACTGGATCAAGCACCCGGAGAAGGCGTACGCCGTAATGTTAGTGTTCCTCGGCGGGGTGCTGTTGACCACGTCGCTGTTCCCGCTGTACTGGCTGTTCAACGTCGCGATGGCGCCGCCCGGACAGACCGACATCCCGCTGTTCCCGACGACGATCGACCTCACGGCGTTCGTGCAGGTGTTCCAGCAGATCCCGTTCGCGCGGTTCATGTTCAACAGCCTCTTTTACGCGTTCACGGTGACGCTGTTCGTGCTCCTCGTCGGGAGCCTCGCCGGGTACGCGTTCGGCCGCCTGGAGTTCCGGGGGAAGACGCCGCTTTTGTTCTCGCTGCTTGTGCTCAGCTTCTTCCCGCCGGCGACGCTTTTCATCCCGCTGTTTCGGGCGTTCAACCAGCAGGTCCCGATGCTGGGGCTGTTCACCCTCCCGGTGGAGCTGTACGGGACGCCGGGCGCGGTCGTCACGCCGCTCAGCGCGTTCACGATGCCGCTGGCGATCTTCATCCTGACCACGTTCTACGGGCAGATTCCGGACGGGCTCGAAGAGGCCGCCAGAGTCGAGGGGACGACGCGGATCGGTGCGCTGTTCCGGGTGATCATGCCGCTGTCGGCGCCGGGCGTCGCGACCGCCGGGATTCTCACCTTCATCACCGTGTACACCGAGTTCTTCTTCTCGTACCTGATGACCGGCAACAGCGCCGCGGAGTGGGCGCCGGTGGTCGACGGCGTCCTCGCGTTCCAGACGCAGTACACCGTCCGGTACGACCTCCAGGCGGCGGCGAGCCTGATCGCGATCGTCCCGGTCGCGATCCTCGTCGTCGTCGCACAGGACAAGATCATCAGCGGCCTCACGCAGGGAGCCCTCAAGGAGTGA
- a CDS encoding ABC transporter ATP-binding protein codes for MARVKLTDVTKQYDDVTAVDNMNLDLKDGEFICLVGPSGCGKSTTLETVAGLTKPTSGEILIGDREVTNLPPKDRGIAMVFQNIALFPHMDVYDNISFGLRLRDFPKEEMDERVDEAARVVRLQGMLDRMPSEMSGGQRQRVAIARAIVRDPDVFLMDEPLANLDAKLRVNMRTELQRLHKQLDTTIIYVTHNQAEAMTMSDRIAVLNKGELQQIAAPLTCYNQPANRFVAGFIGSPSMNFFDATAGDGSLEANGYSVSFDTAAVDGLGADDPVEVGIRPEDIYLEGNSAEAEDPTRTFSVETDVLEPMGDEIFVYLKPILESFDEEDADFEERQGLLMSVDPATDIGEEESVDIVFDRARIHLFDDQTGDAISHGVVSGADVEAGDDGVQAD; via the coding sequence ATGGCACGAGTTAAACTCACAGACGTCACGAAACAGTACGACGACGTAACGGCGGTCGACAACATGAACCTCGACCTGAAGGACGGCGAGTTCATCTGTCTCGTCGGTCCGTCGGGCTGCGGGAAGTCCACGACGCTCGAAACGGTCGCGGGCCTCACCAAGCCGACGTCGGGCGAGATCCTGATCGGCGACCGCGAGGTGACGAACCTCCCGCCGAAGGATCGCGGCATCGCGATGGTGTTCCAGAACATCGCGCTGTTCCCGCACATGGACGTGTACGACAACATCTCCTTCGGGCTCCGGCTGCGGGACTTCCCCAAAGAGGAGATGGACGAGCGGGTCGACGAGGCCGCTCGGGTCGTTCGGCTCCAGGGGATGTTAGACCGGATGCCGAGCGAGATGTCCGGCGGGCAGCGCCAGCGCGTCGCGATCGCGCGGGCCATCGTCCGCGACCCGGACGTGTTCCTGATGGACGAGCCGCTGGCGAACTTGGACGCCAAGCTGCGCGTCAACATGCGGACCGAGCTCCAGCGGCTCCACAAGCAGCTGGACACGACGATCATCTACGTCACGCACAACCAGGCGGAGGCGATGACGATGTCCGACCGGATCGCGGTGCTCAACAAGGGGGAGCTCCAGCAGATCGCCGCGCCGCTGACCTGCTACAACCAGCCCGCGAACCGGTTCGTCGCCGGCTTCATCGGCTCGCCCTCGATGAACTTCTTCGACGCGACCGCCGGCGACGGCTCGCTCGAAGCGAACGGCTACTCCGTCTCCTTCGACACCGCGGCGGTCGACGGCTTGGGGGCCGACGACCCGGTGGAGGTCGGGATCCGCCCGGAGGACATCTACCTCGAGGGCAACAGCGCCGAGGCCGAGGACCCGACCCGGACGTTCTCGGTCGAGACCGACGTGCTCGAACCGATGGGCGACGAGATATTCGTCTACCTGAAGCCGATCCTCGAATCGTTCGACGAGGAGGACGCCGACTTCGAGGAGCGCCAGGGGCTGCTGATGAGCGTGGACCCCGCGACCGACATCGGCGAGGAGGAGAGCGTCGACATCGTCTTCGACCGGGCCCGGATCCACCTGTTCGACGACCAGACCGGCGACGCGATCTCGCACGGCGTCGTCTCCGGTGCGGACGTCGAAGCCGGCGACGACGGGGTCCAGGCCGACTGA